AGAGCTGTGGCGTCTCCTAAAAATGGAGAAAATAGATGAACAGTAAAATATTGGAAAGAGTAGAAAATATACAGGCCAAACTTTTAAATAACAGACATAGCGTATTTGTTATAATAAATGATGAAGACTCAAATTGGGAAAACTTATATTACATGAGCGGTTTTCGTGGTACTTCAGGAGCATTGCTAATTTACTCTGACCATGTGGAACTGATATTGGATTCTCGCTACACAGAACAGGGGAAAATGCAATCTCCTCACGATGTATTAGAACAAAAATCAGGTCTTGTTGATGCAGTCATTGAAAGACTAGTAAATCACAACATAAAAGAAATATACTGTGAGGCCAAGAGAACCTCAGCCTCAATTTGGCTTAAACTTCTTTCTTCTAAAAGAGAAATACAGGATGCTTCAGAGCAGATTGAGGCGTTGAGAAGGAAAAAAGACGAATATGAAATAAGATGTATTATAAAAGCTGGACAAATAGCGTCCACTGCCTTTCTTGAAACACTGAATCACGTAAAGGAAGGAATGTCTGAAAAAGAGTTGCAATCACTTCTCAACTATAAAATTGCCACGCTTGGCGGAGAAATTGGTTTCGATATGATAGTAGCTTCCGGAATACGTAGTGCTCTTCCACATGGGAGAGCAAGCGAGAAAACAATTCAAAAGAATGAATGGGTTACAGTAGACTTTGGCGCTAGGTGGAATGGATATTTTTGTGATATTACAAGAAATTTTTCAATAGGTGTGCCGGATGAGCGAGCTACTTTCTATCACTCAATACTTTTGGAAGCACACAGAGCTTCGGCAGCCCTTCTTCAAAACAATGCAAGCGGAAGTGAAGTTCACAACAAGGCTGTGGAAGTCTTGGCCGCTCATAATTTAGATGCTTATTTCACACATGGTCTAGGCCATGGACTTGGTCTTGAAATACATGAAAGTCCATATCTAAGAAAAAGCATCAACGATATTTTAAGAACCGGAGACGTAGTCACAATTGAGCCGGGAATCTATATCGAAGGATGGGGTGGTTTGCGGCTAGAAGATGATTACCTCATAACAGAGAAGGGATCTCAGAGGTTAACCGATCAGCTAAATCAGCAATTCTACTTACTCTAAAAACATTAAGTCGTAAAAAATTGAAATTGTTATATAATTAAAAGCGGTTTAGATTACTAATCAAAGGAGGATACAAATTAAATGGACAAATATATTTGCACAGTTTGCGGTTATGAATATGATCCGGCAGTCGGAGATGCAGACGCAGGAATCGCTCCCGGAACATCATTTGATTCACTCCCTGATGATTGGCTCTGTCCGGTATGCGGAGTCGGCAAGGACATGTTTGAAAAAGTCTAAAAAGATTAAAATTTAAAACAAAAACTTACCCACTCGACAGAATAGTCTGAGTGGGTAAGTTTTTATGTTCGCTATATTTTATTTTGAAAGTTATTTGAGTAATATTCTCTCCATAAGTTTTTCAATTAAATAGTCAATATCATAATCCTTTAAATCTTCGATAATTTTGTCGAAAATATTTTCTTTTTGGAGAATATCTACTGAAACAGAAAAATTAAGGTCTACACCCCAAGTAAGCTGTATTAGGCGGTAATCTTGTAAAGAACGCGCGTTGTTGTAGGAGCCCAATCCCTCTCTCTCAATTTCTTCCACCAAATCTGTACTTAGTCCGACTACTTTTTCATGTTTAGGAAATATGTTAAGAATGGTTCCGTTTTCTATCCTTTTTTGAATCATACGAAAAATATCAATTTTATCCGCATCTCTGGCAAGAGAACACCATTTAATCGTCTCAGCAGATAGCCCGGAGGGAAGAATTCTTTTATTGTGATATTTCACTGCTGCTAACACAAAGCTTTTATCTTCTTTGGAAATACCATCCCAATTGAATTCTTTATCTAAAATCTCTTCTCCTCTATCTCCATGATCGAAGCTCAAGCTATCAAGGAACGTATTATATTCCTTATACTGTAAAAATCGAGCTATATCATGTAAAAGACCAACAGCGTGTGTCAACCAAACTTCTCTGTCACTTTCCCAACCCATCGCTTCTCCCAACATGGCGGCATTTTTACAAACTCTTTTGCTATGTTCTATTTTGATGTCATACATCTCGGAATAATGTTCGGTGTTTTTATAAGTTGAGACATAAGATTCAAACCAACTCATCGTGTTTTTAATAAAATACATTAAACAGCCCCCTTATATCCAAGAAATTATAACAGTAAATATGAGAGGCTACTTTTAGGAATCCTTAGAAAAAATATTTTTTAGAAAAAGAGATATTTATTTCCGTAAAATTTTATCGGAATGAGGATTTATATATAATTTATGCGAAATATTACAGCATATATTACACAGAGTATTTAAAATTGTTATTTTCCTAGAAACATTAGGTCTATAGCAGATTTTCTCATAATTATTACAGAAATATATGTTATACTTTTCTTGTATTTTTAAAGTTCTTTGCAACCAATTACACCCTTTGTGTGAGAATGTTTATATATTGCCCTATAGAAAA
The sequence above is a segment of the Synergistaceae bacterium genome. Coding sequences within it:
- a CDS encoding aminopeptidase P family protein; its protein translation is MNSKILERVENIQAKLLNNRHSVFVIINDEDSNWENLYYMSGFRGTSGALLIYSDHVELILDSRYTEQGKMQSPHDVLEQKSGLVDAVIERLVNHNIKEIYCEAKRTSASIWLKLLSSKREIQDASEQIEALRRKKDEYEIRCIIKAGQIASTAFLETLNHVKEGMSEKELQSLLNYKIATLGGEIGFDMIVASGIRSALPHGRASEKTIQKNEWVTVDFGARWNGYFCDITRNFSIGVPDERATFYHSILLEAHRASAALLQNNASGSEVHNKAVEVLAAHNLDAYFTHGLGHGLGLEIHESPYLRKSINDILRTGDVVTIEPGIYIEGWGGLRLEDDYLITEKGSQRLTDQLNQQFYLL
- a CDS encoding rubredoxin; the encoded protein is MDKYICTVCGYEYDPAVGDADAGIAPGTSFDSLPDDWLCPVCGVGKDMFEKV
- a CDS encoding HD domain-containing protein, which produces MYFIKNTMSWFESYVSTYKNTEHYSEMYDIKIEHSKRVCKNAAMLGEAMGWESDREVWLTHAVGLLHDIARFLQYKEYNTFLDSLSFDHGDRGEEILDKEFNWDGISKEDKSFVLAAVKYHNKRILPSGLSAETIKWCSLARDADKIDIFRMIQKRIENGTILNIFPKHEKVVGLSTDLVEEIEREGLGSYNNARSLQDYRLIQLTWGVDLNFSVSVDILQKENIFDKIIEDLKDYDIDYLIEKLMERILLK